A stretch of DNA from Microbacterium croceum:
GTGACGGCATCCTCCGCGGTCCACGCGGCCAGGCGATCGAGGTCGGCGAGCGTGCGCACCACCACGCCTTCGGCGCCGACGGCTGCACCGAAGGCGGCGAAGTCGACTTCGGGGATGCGCATCGGTCCCTCGGCGAGTCCCTTCAGGCCGTACAGGTTCACTTCGGCGCCGTAGGCCGCGTCGTTCCAGATGACGGCGATGCCGCGCCCGCCGGCGGCGCGAACCGCGGACTCCAGGTCGGCGATGGCCATCAGCCCGCCGCCGTCTCCCGAGGTCAGCACGACCGTCGCATCGCGTCGCGCCCGTGCGGCACCGACGACGCTGGGCCAGCCCTGACCGATGGACTGAAACGCGGTGCCGATCATCATCATGCGATCCGGAGCCGCGACCGGCCAGTACATGTTGGCCCAGCCGATGAAGTGTCCGCCGTCGGAGACGACGACGCGGTCCTCCGGCAGCAGCTCGGCGATGCGGCGAGCAGCAGAACGGGGGTCGAGGCGTCCGTCCGGGGCGAGGTCGTCACCGGCGTCGTAGGTGCGGGCGGCGGCGACGTCGACGCTCTCGCGCCACGGGGCTGTGGGGGTGGTGGACGAGAGGCGCGACACCAGGGCCTCGGCGGCCAGGCGTGCGTCGGCACGCACGAAGCCGCCGATGTGCGCGTGGGTCGCCGCCGGGGTGATGTCGATCTGGAACACGCGGGTTCCCGGGGCGAAGAGCTCGCCGAAGCGCATCGTGAACTGGTTCAGGGAGGCGCCGAAGACCACCGCGACGTCCGCGGAGCGGATGAGCTCCATCGCCCCGTCCGCGCCGAATCCGCCGGTGACGCCGAGGTCATAGCGGCCATCCGGGAAGACACCGCGACCGAGCGCCGAAGAGGCCGTGAGAGCACCCGTCGCCTCGGCGAGCTCGCCCAGCGCGGCGCTCGCTCCGGCGAGCCAGGCTCCGCGCCCGGCGAGGAGGAACGGACGCTCAGCGCTCTGCAGCGCGGCGGCGATCTCGTCGAGCATCCCGTCGGCGAACTCGCCCTTCGGCGCGAGAGGTGCGGGCACACGCGGCGAGGGAGCATCCGCCACGGGCCCGGCTTCGAGCGCGGCGACGTCATAGGGGATCGCGAGCACCACGGGCACGCGGTACGTGAGCGCGTGCTCGATCGCGATCACGGTGGTGGCAGCGGCATCCGCGCGCCCGACCGTATAGGTGCGTGCGCCCACAGCCGAGGCGAGCGCGATCTGGTCGACGTCCCACGGACGAGGGCCCGAGGTCGGCTCGTCGCCCACCACCAGCACGAGTGGCACGTGCGCCTGCACGGCCTCGGCGAGCGCCGTGAGGGTGTTCGTGAAGCCGGCGCCGTAGGTCGACGTGCCGGCGGCGATGCGTCCGGACGCCCGGAAGTGCGCATCCGCGGCCACCACGGCGCCCTGCTCGTGCCGGACGGCTGTGAAGACCGCGGAGGTCTGGGTCTCGATCGCGTCGAGGAAGTAGGCGTTGCCGTTGCCCATCACGCCGAAGACGGCATCGATGTGCTGGGCGAGGGTGAGCGCGACGTGCGCAGAGACGGTGGGCATGCGGAAGCCTTTCGAGACAGGGACGGAGAACGGGGTATCCGTATGTGTCTCGCCTCCGCTGCAGTGCGGGGTGCTTCGTGCCCCTTTTTCGGGCACCGGCCGCCGAACGGCCGGACAGATGAACTCTACCGCTCCGGCCTGGCTCTGTCGCCGCTCCGACTTCCCTCGGAAACATCATCGAAACCACGCCGCGGAAGTATTCCGACATGGAGTCGCTGTTCAACGGATACACCTCTCGTCGGTCGCCGGTGCGGAATGGGCCGCAGCCCTGGGATGAGATGTTCCCCTCCGAGGCGCTCCCGGGCGGCGGAGAGGTGCGCGTGCCGTACCGCGACATGTACCCCGCGCTGGCCGGGATGGACGACGCGGAGCTGCGGGCGCGGACGGATGCGCTCGCCAGCTCGTACCTTGCGCAGGGGGTGACCTTCGACTTCGCCGGAGAAGAACGGCCGTTCCCGCTCGACGTGGTCCCGCGCGTGATCGCCGCGGATGACTGGACCTACGTCGAGTCCGGGGTGAAGCAGCGCGTGCGCGCGCTGGAGGCCTTCCTCGCGGACGTGTACGGTCCGCAGCTCGCGGTGCACGACGGCGTGATCCCCGCATCGCTGATCAGCTCGTCCTCGCACTTCCACCGCCAGGCGGCCGGGATCGTCGGGGCGAACGGCGTGCGCATCCACGTCGCCGGCATCGACGTCATCCGTGATGAGAAAGGCGCCTGGCGGGTTCTGGAGGACAACGTCCGGGTGCCCAGCGGCGTCAGCTACGTGCTCGCCAACAGGCGGGTCATGGCGCAGACGCTCCCCGAGCTGTTCACCAGCCTGCGCGTCCGACCCGTCGTCGACTACCCGGGACGGCTGCTGCAGGCCCTGCGCGCGGCGGCTCCGGCGGGGGTCGAGGATCCGACGGTGGTCGTGCTGACCCCCGGCGTCTACAACTCCGCGTACTACGAGCACACCCTGCTGGCGCGCATGATGGGCATCGAGCTCGTCGAGGGTCGCGATCTGTTCTGCTCGGGCGGGCGGGTGTGGATGCACACGACCGCGGGGCCGACGCGTGTGGACGTCATCTACCGCCGTGTCGACGACGAGTTCCTGGACCCGCAGCACTTCCGGCCGGATTCGGTGCTGGGGGCACCAGGCCTGATGCTCGCGGCACGACTGGGCAACGTCACCCTGGCGAACGCGATCGGCAACGGCGTCGCTGACGACAAGCTCGTCTACACGTATGTGCCGGAGCTCATCCGCTACTACCTCGGCGAGGACCCGATCATCCCCAACGTCGACACCTGGCGTCTGGAGGAGCCGGAGGCGTTGGAGGAGGTGCTGGACCGGCTGGACGAACTGGTCGTGAAGCCGGTCGACGGGTCCGGAGGGAAGGGGCTCGTGGTCGGACCCGACGCCTCGCGGACGACGCTCGACGCGTTGCGGGCGACCCTGCTGGCCGATCCGCGCGGATGGATCGCGCAGCCCGTGGTGCAGCTGTCGACGATCCCGACGCTGGTCGAGGACGGATTCCGGCCGCGGCACGTCGATCTGCGCCCCTTCGCCGTGAACGACGGAGACGACATCTGGGTGCTGCCCGGCGGACTCACCCGGGTCGCGCTGCCCGAGGGACAGCTGGTCGTCAACTCCAGTCAGGGCGGAGGGTCGAAGGACACCTGGGTTCTGGATCCCTCCCTCTTCACCGGGCCGAACACCACGGTCGCCGGTCTCTCGGACCCGGCCTCCGACGAGGTCTCGATCGCCACCGGGGCGATCGCGGTCGTCACCTCCCCGGTGCGCGAGGAACCGCATCCGCCCTTCCTCTCCTCGCCGCAGGACGAGGACCTCGAGGCGCGCCACCACCAGCAGCAACAGCAGCAGCAACAACACGTGCAGCAGGCGGAGGAGGGTCTCTCATGCTGAGTCGCATCGCCGAGGCGCTGTTCTGGATCGGTCGCTATGTCGAGCGCGCCGACGGCACTGCGCGCATCCTCGACGTGCACCTGCAGCTGCTCCTGGAGGACCCCTGGGTGGAGGAGGACACCGCGTGCCGTGCGCTGCTCTCGGTCATGGGCACGACGGTCGAGGGCGATGCGCCGCTCGGACGTGACGACGTGGTGCGGCTGCTCGCACTGGATCGGGAGCATTCGGCGTCGATCGCGCACTCGATCGCCGCCGCCCGCGAGAACGCCCGCCGTGCGCGCGAGATCATCTCGACCGACCTGTGGGAGACGCTCAACGAGTCCAACGCGCGGATGCCGCGGTGGATCGCCTCGGACAAGACGCACCCCTTCTTCCGCTGGGTCCGTGACCGTTCCGCCCTGGCATTCGGCGTCGTCGACTCCTCGACGAGTCGCGACGAGGCGTGGCAGTTCTTCGTGCTCGGCCGGTCGATCGAACGGGCAGACATGACCGCGCGGCTGCTCGCGACGCGGTCGCTGACGGACGCCGGCGGCCCGAGCTGGACCACGCTGTTGCGCAGCTGCGGCGCGTACGAGGCCCATCTGCGCAGCCATCGCGCGGTACCCACGGCCGCGTCGGCGGTGGAGTTCCTGCTCGTGGACCGGCTGTTCCCGCGGTCCGTGCTCTCCAGCATCCTGCAGGCGGAGGAGTGCCTGCGCGGCA
This window harbors:
- a CDS encoding thiamine pyrophosphate-binding protein; this encodes MPTVSAHVALTLAQHIDAVFGVMGNGNAYFLDAIETQTSAVFTAVRHEQGAVVAADAHFRASGRIAAGTSTYGAGFTNTLTALAEAVQAHVPLVLVVGDEPTSGPRPWDVDQIALASAVGARTYTVGRADAAATTVIAIEHALTYRVPVVLAIPYDVAALEAGPVADAPSPRVPAPLAPKGEFADGMLDEIAAALQSAERPFLLAGRGAWLAGASAALGELAEATGALTASSALGRGVFPDGRYDLGVTGGFGADGAMELIRSADVAVVFGASLNQFTMRFGELFAPGTRVFQIDITPAATHAHIGGFVRADARLAAEALVSRLSSTTPTAPWRESVDVAAARTYDAGDDLAPDGRLDPRSAARRIAELLPEDRVVVSDGGHFIGWANMYWPVAAPDRMMMIGTAFQSIGQGWPSVVGAARARRDATVVLTSGDGGGLMAIADLESAVRAAGGRGIAVIWNDAAYGAEVNLYGLKGLAEGPMRIPEVDFAAFGAAVGAEGVVVRTLADLDRLAAWTAEDAVTRRFLLLDLRISGDVIAPYQQEIIRVNS
- a CDS encoding circularly permuted type 2 ATP-grasp protein, which encodes MESLFNGYTSRRSPVRNGPQPWDEMFPSEALPGGGEVRVPYRDMYPALAGMDDAELRARTDALASSYLAQGVTFDFAGEERPFPLDVVPRVIAADDWTYVESGVKQRVRALEAFLADVYGPQLAVHDGVIPASLISSSSHFHRQAAGIVGANGVRIHVAGIDVIRDEKGAWRVLEDNVRVPSGVSYVLANRRVMAQTLPELFTSLRVRPVVDYPGRLLQALRAAAPAGVEDPTVVVLTPGVYNSAYYEHTLLARMMGIELVEGRDLFCSGGRVWMHTTAGPTRVDVIYRRVDDEFLDPQHFRPDSVLGAPGLMLAARLGNVTLANAIGNGVADDKLVYTYVPELIRYYLGEDPIIPNVDTWRLEEPEALEEVLDRLDELVVKPVDGSGGKGLVVGPDASRTTLDALRATLLADPRGWIAQPVVQLSTIPTLVEDGFRPRHVDLRPFAVNDGDDIWVLPGGLTRVALPEGQLVVNSSQGGGSKDTWVLDPSLFTGPNTTVAGLSDPASDEVSIATGAIAVVTSPVREEPHPPFLSSPQDEDLEARHHQQQQQQQQHVQQAEEGLSC
- a CDS encoding alpha-E domain-containing protein; amino-acid sequence: MLSRIAEALFWIGRYVERADGTARILDVHLQLLLEDPWVEEDTACRALLSVMGTTVEGDAPLGRDDVVRLLALDREHSASIAHSIAAARENARRAREIISTDLWETLNESNARMPRWIASDKTHPFFRWVRDRSALAFGVVDSSTSRDEAWQFFVLGRSIERADMTARLLATRSLTDAGGPSWTTLLRSCGAYEAHLRSHRAVPTAASAVEFLLVDRLFPRSVLSSILQAEECLRGIDPAGAFGAPDRAHRVLGRMRSELEYRPVGDIVHRLSESMEEVQVGMSEASDAIRERYFPSIAMPVWIGEAL